A single genomic interval of Amycolatopsis albispora harbors:
- a CDS encoding NADPH-dependent F420 reductase, whose translation MRIGILGAGGMADALGTQWARAGHEVRTSGRTPAGAYAGAAEFGEVVLLAVRHEGVERALRAAGDALAGKVVIDCTNPVVDGELVTGSTSAAQWVAELSGGRVVKAFNLCHVDVWRMTPPAFGGEPLVVPVCGDDPAALATVDSLVRDLGCLPAAGGGLARAGLLEATAAFVIGLWRGGADARAILPPLAYAEGDPAPQPQKGRPSAGSPIAESTASAQNTIIR comes from the coding sequence ATGCGGATCGGGATTCTCGGCGCGGGCGGCATGGCGGACGCGCTGGGCACGCAGTGGGCGCGCGCGGGCCACGAGGTGCGGACCAGCGGGCGCACACCCGCCGGCGCCTACGCCGGCGCGGCGGAGTTCGGCGAGGTGGTGCTGCTCGCGGTGCGGCACGAAGGCGTGGAGCGGGCGCTGCGCGCGGCCGGTGACGCGCTCGCGGGCAAGGTGGTGATCGACTGCACGAACCCGGTGGTGGACGGTGAACTGGTCACCGGCAGCACTTCCGCCGCCCAGTGGGTGGCCGAACTCAGCGGCGGCCGGGTGGTGAAGGCGTTCAACCTGTGCCACGTGGACGTGTGGCGGATGACACCCCCGGCGTTCGGCGGCGAGCCGCTGGTGGTGCCGGTGTGCGGGGACGACCCGGCCGCACTGGCCACAGTGGACTCACTGGTGCGCGACCTCGGCTGCCTGCCCGCCGCGGGCGGCGGCCTGGCGCGGGCCGGGTTGCTCGAAGCCACCGCCGCGTTCGTGATCGGGCTGTGGCGCGGTGGCGCCGACGCGCGGGCGATCCTGCCGCCGCTGGCCTACGCGGAAGGCGACCCGGCCCCGCAGCCTCAGAAGGGCAGGCCGAGCGCGGGCAGCCCGATCGCCGAGTCCACCGCGAGCGCGCAGAACACGATCATCAGGTAG
- a CDS encoding winged helix-turn-helix transcriptional regulator has product MSGFLADCRARLAFDLLGNTWNSVVLWALRHGPRRPAELREQIGGIRPKVLTETLRRLEFNGLVTRQAYAEAPPRVEYSLTPLGETLLGPIGALGEWAFEHGDEVMAAWPPA; this is encoded by the coding sequence GTGTCCGGCTTCCTCGCCGACTGCCGTGCCCGCCTGGCCTTCGACCTGCTCGGCAACACGTGGAACTCGGTGGTGCTGTGGGCGTTGCGCCACGGCCCGCGCCGCCCGGCCGAACTGCGCGAGCAGATCGGCGGCATCCGGCCGAAGGTGCTCACCGAAACCCTGCGGCGCCTGGAGTTCAACGGCCTGGTGACGCGGCAGGCCTACGCCGAGGCGCCGCCGCGGGTGGAGTACTCGCTCACCCCGCTGGGGGAGACGCTGCTCGGGCCGATCGGCGCGCTGGGGGAGTGGGCCTTCGAGCACGGCGACGAGGTGATGGCCGCCTGGCCGCCCGCGTAG
- a CDS encoding HelD family protein, with protein sequence MSASHGDSDLEHEQAYVTKLYEMLDAERDLTQRRLDETLRLTGGTPQARTERDVATATYTERLAQLGSVEQGLCFGRLDFHHQETAYIGRLGLFDTEDDYRPLLVDWRAPVARPFYLATAASPEGVRRRRHIRSLSRRVTGLDDEILDLGEAGAGDHDLGLAGEAALLAALTQRRTGEMSDIVATIQAEQDRIIRAGMNGVLVVQGGPGTGKTAVALHRAAYLLYTFRQQLTKRGVLVIGPNSTFLRYIGQVLPSLGETGVLLATVGQLYPGIDATGADERAAAEVKGRAVMAEVLANAVKDRQAVPSPVLEIEVEREILRLDKRTCTDARAKARRSRRPHNQARRIFVAELLDALTRQAARRLGDHLLDARDVGDIRAELAEDKDVRRALDELWPVLTPEEVLDDLFAEPRRLASAASKQLSEDERASLRRDRGAEFTPADVPLLDELAELLGWDDTEERAARAREEREQRAYAEGVLDILEQDEEIIDPELLRVSDVLDAELFAERQQARSELTAAQRAAQDRTWTFGHVIVDEAQELSEMDWRTIMRRIPSRSMTVVGDVAQTGAEGGASAWGDVLGPYVDDRWRLAELTVNYRTPAEIMALAARALERVDPSLTVPTSVRSTGVAPWQVPLAAADLAAVARAELSEVDGGTVAVLCPAERLAGVREVVAEDERLSVLTVELAKGLEFDSVVLVAPEEIVAESPRGWNDLYVALTRATRRLGVLHAGSEPFPAGS encoded by the coding sequence TTGTCCGCGTCCCATGGGGACTCCGATCTCGAGCACGAACAGGCCTACGTCACCAAGCTCTACGAGATGCTCGACGCCGAACGCGACCTCACCCAGCGTCGGCTCGACGAAACCCTGCGGCTGACCGGCGGGACCCCGCAGGCCCGCACCGAACGCGACGTCGCCACCGCCACCTACACCGAGCGGCTGGCCCAGCTCGGCTCGGTCGAGCAGGGGCTGTGCTTCGGCAGGCTCGACTTCCACCACCAGGAAACCGCCTACATCGGCAGGCTCGGCCTGTTCGACACCGAGGACGACTACCGGCCGCTGCTGGTGGACTGGCGTGCCCCGGTGGCGCGGCCGTTCTACCTGGCCACCGCGGCCTCCCCGGAGGGCGTGCGACGGCGGCGGCACATCCGCAGCCTGTCCCGCCGGGTCACCGGGCTGGACGACGAGATCCTCGACCTCGGCGAGGCCGGTGCGGGCGACCACGACCTCGGCCTGGCCGGGGAGGCGGCGCTGCTGGCCGCGCTGACCCAGCGGCGCACCGGTGAGATGAGCGACATCGTCGCCACCATCCAGGCCGAGCAGGACCGGATCATCCGGGCCGGGATGAACGGCGTGCTGGTGGTCCAGGGCGGGCCCGGCACCGGCAAGACCGCGGTCGCGCTGCACCGCGCGGCGTACCTGCTCTACACCTTCCGCCAGCAGCTGACCAAGCGCGGCGTGCTGGTGATCGGGCCGAACAGCACCTTCCTGCGCTACATCGGGCAGGTGCTGCCGTCGCTGGGCGAGACCGGGGTGCTGCTGGCCACGGTCGGGCAGCTGTACCCGGGCATCGACGCGACCGGTGCCGACGAGCGCGCCGCCGCCGAGGTCAAGGGGCGCGCGGTGATGGCCGAGGTGCTGGCGAACGCGGTGAAGGACCGGCAGGCGGTGCCGTCGCCGGTGCTGGAGATCGAGGTGGAGCGCGAGATCCTGCGCCTGGACAAGCGCACCTGCACCGACGCGCGGGCGAAGGCACGCCGGTCGCGGCGCCCGCACAACCAGGCGCGGCGGATCTTCGTCGCCGAACTGCTCGACGCGCTCACCCGGCAGGCCGCGCGGCGCCTCGGTGACCACCTGCTCGACGCGCGCGACGTCGGCGACATCCGGGCGGAACTCGCCGAGGACAAGGACGTGCGCCGGGCGCTGGACGAGCTGTGGCCGGTGCTCACCCCGGAGGAGGTGCTCGACGACCTCTTCGCGGAGCCGCGGCGCCTGGCTTCGGCGGCGTCGAAGCAGCTCAGCGAGGACGAGCGCGCGTCGCTCCGGCGCGATCGCGGTGCGGAGTTCACCCCCGCCGACGTGCCGTTGCTCGACGAGCTGGCCGAACTGCTCGGCTGGGACGACACCGAGGAACGCGCCGCGCGTGCCCGCGAGGAACGCGAGCAGCGCGCGTACGCCGAGGGTGTGCTGGACATCCTGGAGCAGGACGAGGAGATCATCGACCCCGAGCTGCTGCGGGTGAGCGACGTGCTCGACGCGGAGCTGTTCGCCGAACGCCAGCAGGCCCGCAGCGAGCTGACCGCCGCGCAGCGCGCCGCGCAGGACCGCACCTGGACCTTCGGGCACGTGATCGTGGACGAGGCGCAGGAACTGTCCGAAATGGACTGGCGGACCATCATGCGGCGGATCCCGAGCCGGTCGATGACGGTGGTCGGGGACGTGGCGCAGACCGGCGCCGAGGGCGGTGCGTCGGCGTGGGGCGACGTGCTCGGCCCGTACGTCGACGACCGGTGGCGGCTGGCGGAGCTGACGGTCAACTACCGCACGCCGGCGGAGATCATGGCGCTGGCGGCGCGGGCACTGGAACGGGTCGATCCCTCGCTGACCGTGCCGACGTCGGTGCGCTCGACGGGAGTGGCGCCGTGGCAGGTGCCGCTGGCGGCCGCGGACCTGGCGGCGGTCGCCCGTGCCGAGCTGTCCGAAGTGGACGGCGGCACGGTGGCGGTGCTGTGCCCGGCGGAGCGGCTGGCCGGGGTGCGGGAGGTTGTCGCCGAGGACGAGCGGCTGTCCGTGCTGACCGTCGAACTGGCCAAGGGGCTCGAATTCGACTCCGTGGTGCTGGTCGCGCCGGAGGAGATCGTGGCGGAGTCACCGCGCGGCTGGAACGACCTGTACGTGGCGCTGACCCGCGCCACACGGCGGCTCGGGGTGCTCCACGCCGGGTCGGAGCCGTTTCCGGCCGGGAGCTAG
- a CDS encoding FKBP-type peptidyl-prolyl cis-trans isomerase encodes MRNSAKLMVVVAAALAVGACTPSEKDSTQPPGSNAQPSIAPAGPNTGQPGPGSVTALPQQPAGPECTVDQIEVKGEPGQEPEITLPDGCAAPTKLLTKDLEPGQGAEAAKGSQLEANYLLMTWGNKQVADNSYEKGKPLPLTLGAQQVIPGWEQGLEGIYQGGRRVIVVPPDLAYGKQLGHPLQKETLVFVVDAVKVTPGTN; translated from the coding sequence ATGCGGAACTCTGCCAAGCTCATGGTCGTGGTCGCCGCCGCACTGGCCGTCGGTGCGTGCACGCCATCGGAGAAGGACTCCACCCAGCCCCCCGGTTCGAACGCCCAGCCGTCGATCGCGCCCGCCGGGCCGAACACCGGCCAGCCGGGACCCGGTTCGGTGACGGCGCTGCCGCAGCAGCCGGCCGGGCCGGAGTGCACGGTGGACCAGATCGAGGTCAAGGGCGAGCCTGGCCAGGAGCCGGAGATCACGCTGCCCGACGGCTGTGCCGCGCCGACCAAGCTGCTCACCAAGGACCTCGAGCCCGGCCAGGGCGCCGAGGCCGCCAAGGGCAGCCAGCTCGAGGCGAACTACCTGCTGATGACCTGGGGGAACAAGCAGGTCGCGGACAACTCGTACGAGAAGGGCAAGCCGCTGCCGCTGACCCTGGGCGCGCAGCAGGTCATCCCGGGCTGGGAGCAGGGCCTGGAAGGCATCTACCAGGGCGGGCGGCGCGTCATCGTGGTGCCGCCGGACCTGGCCTACGGCAAGCAGCTCGGCCACCCGCTGCAGAAGGAGACCCTGGTCTTCGTGGTGGACGCGGTGAAGGTCACCCCGGGCACGAACTGA
- a CDS encoding IS110 family transposase: MVVIGIDPHKSSHTAVAVDQTGRRLGQKTVTADPDGLLRLRSWATQFGTGPRWAVEDGRGVAGRLVRTLIGTGATVVWVPPKLMAACRASARTRGKSDPIDALAIARAALREPDLPTAHLDQTALDLRLLSDRREHLVNRRTASINQLRWHLHDLDPALDQTHPRLTGPRAQHTLTTALSTLPASVRRDLALDLLTEITTLTQQITQLEHQLRTRVQPLAPTLLAITGVSTVLAAKIIGETAGITRFRSPAAYAMHTGTAPIPTWTANKPHYRLNRGGNRQLNTCLHRIAITQLTHHPPARTYRDNWTKHHPHATTKAALRALKRHLVNTIYRALTTDLT; encoded by the coding sequence ATGGTGGTCATTGGCATCGATCCGCACAAGTCCAGCCACACCGCGGTCGCGGTCGATCAGACCGGCCGCCGCCTGGGGCAGAAAACCGTGACCGCCGACCCCGACGGGCTGCTGCGGCTGCGGTCCTGGGCCACCCAGTTCGGCACCGGGCCGCGCTGGGCGGTCGAAGACGGCCGCGGCGTGGCCGGGCGACTGGTCCGCACCCTGATCGGCACCGGCGCCACCGTGGTCTGGGTCCCACCCAAACTGATGGCCGCCTGCCGCGCCAGCGCCCGCACCCGCGGTAAATCCGACCCGATCGACGCCCTGGCCATCGCCCGCGCCGCCCTGCGCGAACCCGACCTGCCCACCGCACACCTGGACCAGACCGCCCTGGACCTGCGCCTGCTCTCCGACCGGCGCGAACACCTGGTCAACCGCCGCACCGCCAGCATCAACCAACTGCGCTGGCACCTGCACGACCTCGACCCCGCCCTGGACCAGACCCACCCCCGCCTGACCGGGCCCCGCGCCCAGCACACCCTCACCACCGCCCTGTCCACCCTGCCCGCCAGCGTCCGCCGCGACCTCGCCCTGGACCTGCTCACCGAGATCACCACCCTGACCCAGCAGATCACCCAGCTCGAACACCAACTCCGCACCCGAGTCCAGCCCCTGGCCCCCACCCTGCTGGCCATCACCGGCGTCAGCACCGTCCTCGCCGCGAAAATCATCGGCGAAACCGCCGGCATCACCCGCTTCCGCTCACCCGCCGCCTACGCCATGCACACCGGCACCGCACCCATCCCCACCTGGACAGCCAACAAACCCCACTACCGCCTCAACCGCGGCGGCAACCGCCAACTCAACACCTGCCTCCACCGCATCGCCATCACCCAACTCACCCACCACCCACCCGCCCGCACCTACCGCGACAACTGGACCAAACACCACCCCCACGCCACCACCAAAGCCGCCCTCCGCGCCCTCAAACGCCACCTCGTCAACACCATCTACCGAGCACTCACCACCGACCTCACTTGA
- a CDS encoding quinone oxidoreductase family protein, with the protein MPTPAVRIQRTGGPEVLEFTEVEIGEPGPGQLLVEVAAAGVNYIDTYQRGGLYPVDLPFVLGLEGAGRVTAVGEGVTEFAAGDRVAWQGVPGSYAGRTLVPASSAVRVPENVTDDIAAATLLQGITAHYLVSSTYPVQEGDAVLVHAAAGGVGLLLTQLAKAKGARVIGTVSTEEKEQLAREAGADEVIRYDQVDFAEATRKLTDGEGVAVVYDGVGKSTVDGSMASVRRRGMLVLFGNASGAVPPVDPLRLNAAGSIFLTRPKTLDYTATREELDWRAGELFDAVAEGSLKIRIGGTYPLADARQSHEDLQGRRTTGKLLLRP; encoded by the coding sequence ATGCCGACCCCAGCAGTACGGATCCAGCGGACCGGTGGCCCCGAAGTACTGGAGTTCACCGAAGTCGAAATCGGTGAACCGGGACCGGGCCAGCTGCTGGTCGAGGTGGCCGCGGCCGGGGTCAACTACATCGACACCTACCAGCGCGGCGGCCTCTACCCGGTGGACCTGCCGTTCGTCCTCGGGCTCGAGGGCGCGGGCCGGGTCACGGCGGTCGGCGAGGGCGTGACGGAGTTCGCCGCCGGTGACCGCGTGGCGTGGCAGGGCGTGCCCGGCAGCTACGCGGGCCGGACGCTGGTGCCCGCTTCGTCGGCGGTGCGCGTGCCGGAGAACGTCACGGACGACATCGCCGCCGCGACGCTGCTGCAGGGCATCACCGCGCACTACCTGGTGTCGTCGACCTACCCGGTGCAGGAGGGCGACGCGGTGCTCGTGCACGCCGCCGCGGGCGGGGTCGGGCTGCTGCTCACCCAGCTGGCCAAGGCGAAGGGGGCGCGGGTGATCGGCACCGTGTCCACCGAGGAGAAGGAGCAGCTGGCGCGCGAGGCGGGCGCCGACGAGGTGATCCGGTACGACCAGGTCGACTTCGCCGAGGCGACCAGGAAGCTGACCGACGGCGAGGGCGTGGCCGTGGTCTACGACGGGGTCGGCAAGTCCACTGTGGACGGCAGCATGGCGAGCGTGCGGCGGCGCGGCATGCTGGTGCTGTTCGGCAACGCCAGCGGCGCGGTGCCCCCGGTGGACCCGCTGCGGCTGAACGCGGCGGGCTCGATCTTCCTGACGCGGCCCAAGACCCTCGACTACACCGCCACCCGCGAGGAACTGGACTGGCGGGCGGGCGAGCTGTTCGACGCCGTGGCGGAGGGCTCGCTGAAGATCCGGATCGGCGGCACCTACCCGCTGGCCGACGCGCGGCAGTCCCACGAGGACCTGCAGGGCCGCCGGACCACCGGAAAGCTCCTGCTGCGCCCGTGA
- a CDS encoding acyl-CoA desaturase, producing the protein MKSPSAAKPIISHRRSTTEMLVLKAFLLIPFAALVVAVPVAWGWGLNWVDVGLAVAFYVIGTLGVTVGYHRYFTHGAFKASRPLRIALAVAGGMAVQGSVIFWVASHRRHHAFADREGDPHSPWLFGTSPKALAKGFWHAHMGWMFQREVTSYERFAPDLLADGDLRVVNRYFWLWTTLSLAAPALLGGLLTWSFWGAVTAFFWAGLVRIAFLHHVTWSVNSICHLVGDRPFASRDKAANFWPLAILSMGESWHNSHHADPTCARHGVLRGQVDVSARVIWLFEKLGWARDVRWPKPERIAAKLVKPASS; encoded by the coding sequence ATGAAGTCACCTTCGGCGGCCAAGCCGATCATCTCCCACCGGCGCTCGACCACCGAGATGCTCGTGCTCAAGGCATTCCTGCTGATCCCGTTCGCCGCGCTGGTGGTGGCCGTGCCGGTCGCCTGGGGCTGGGGGCTCAACTGGGTCGACGTCGGACTGGCGGTGGCGTTCTACGTGATCGGCACGCTCGGTGTGACCGTCGGCTACCACCGCTACTTCACACACGGCGCGTTCAAGGCGTCGCGGCCGCTGCGGATCGCGCTGGCCGTAGCGGGCGGCATGGCCGTGCAGGGCTCGGTGATCTTCTGGGTCGCCAGCCACCGGCGGCACCACGCCTTCGCCGACCGCGAGGGCGACCCGCACTCCCCCTGGCTGTTCGGCACGTCACCGAAGGCGCTGGCGAAGGGGTTCTGGCACGCGCACATGGGCTGGATGTTCCAGCGCGAGGTGACCAGCTACGAGCGGTTCGCCCCGGACCTGCTCGCCGACGGCGACCTGCGGGTGGTCAACCGGTACTTCTGGCTGTGGACCACGCTCAGCCTGGCCGCGCCCGCGCTGCTGGGCGGCCTGCTCACCTGGTCGTTCTGGGGTGCGGTGACCGCGTTCTTCTGGGCGGGGCTGGTGCGGATCGCGTTCCTGCACCACGTGACCTGGTCGGTGAACTCGATCTGCCACCTGGTCGGCGACCGGCCGTTCGCCAGCCGCGACAAGGCGGCGAACTTCTGGCCGCTGGCGATCCTGTCCATGGGCGAGTCGTGGCACAACTCGCACCACGCCGACCCGACCTGCGCCCGGCACGGGGTGCTGCGCGGTCAGGTCGACGTGTCGGCCAGGGTGATCTGGCTGTTCGAAAAGCTCGGCTGGGCCAGGGACGTGCGCTGGCCGAAGCCGGAGCGCATCGCCGCCAAGCTGGTCAAGCCCGCTTCGTCCTAG
- a CDS encoding COX15/CtaA family protein: MPLKSLVARLPYPSPAVQRVLAIAAVITQGGIGVTGSIVRVTGSGLGCPTWPQCFPGSMFPVEHPELSAVTQWIEFGNRLLTGLVIVVAGLCVLAAWRIQLDQPSRRRLVALAWTMPLGVVAQAVIGGMTVLTGLLWWTVAIHFLASTPLVWLAFMLLRAFREGDERPRWLIEPLGRKLMVALVALLGAVLVAGTVVTGAGPHGGDPDTPRLDAPIDLLAKVHGGLLVAFLVVLAVLGLNFSRTGVPSPLWRRYTVLWVLALAQGGLGSLQYALGIPEALVSFHVLGSALVIVATAALWCATRDRGPVPARTPEPAPVLATAD, encoded by the coding sequence GTGCCGTTGAAGTCGCTCGTCGCCCGCCTCCCGTATCCCTCTCCCGCAGTACAGCGCGTGCTCGCCATCGCCGCGGTGATCACCCAGGGCGGGATCGGGGTGACCGGCTCCATCGTGCGCGTCACCGGCTCCGGGCTCGGCTGCCCGACCTGGCCGCAGTGCTTTCCCGGCAGCATGTTCCCGGTCGAGCACCCCGAGCTGAGCGCGGTGACGCAGTGGATCGAGTTCGGCAACCGGCTGCTCACCGGGCTGGTGATCGTGGTGGCCGGGTTGTGCGTGCTGGCCGCCTGGCGGATCCAGCTCGACCAGCCCAGCAGGCGCCGCCTGGTCGCGCTGGCGTGGACCATGCCGCTGGGCGTGGTGGCGCAGGCGGTGATCGGCGGCATGACCGTGCTCACCGGGCTGCTCTGGTGGACCGTGGCCATCCACTTCCTCGCCTCCACCCCGCTGGTGTGGCTGGCGTTCATGCTGCTGCGCGCGTTCCGCGAGGGTGACGAGCGACCGCGCTGGCTGATCGAGCCGCTCGGCCGCAAGCTGATGGTCGCGCTGGTGGCGCTGCTCGGCGCGGTGCTGGTGGCCGGCACCGTGGTGACCGGCGCCGGTCCGCACGGCGGCGACCCGGACACCCCGCGCCTGGACGCGCCGATCGACCTGCTCGCGAAGGTCCACGGTGGACTGCTGGTGGCCTTCCTGGTCGTGCTGGCCGTGCTGGGGCTCAACTTCTCGCGCACCGGCGTGCCGTCGCCGCTGTGGCGGCGCTACACGGTGCTGTGGGTGCTCGCGCTGGCGCAGGGCGGGCTGGGCAGCCTGCAGTACGCGCTCGGCATTCCGGAGGCGCTGGTGTCCTTCCACGTGCTGGGTTCGGCGCTGGTCATCGTGGCCACCGCGGCGCTGTGGTGCGCCACGCGCGACCGCGGCCCGGTGCCCGCCAGGACCCCCGAACCGGCGCCGGTACTCGCGACTGCCGACTGA
- a CDS encoding ABC transporter permease, giving the protein MLRTHARVETALTLRHGEQILLTLLIPLALLIGLSLLDILPSGELGPVEAVDWVTPRILALAVMSSAFTGQAIALGFDRRYGVLKRLSATALPRWLLVAGRLLAALVVVAIQAVVLGVVAALLGWSPSPGGLLAGVVFLGFGTFAFGALGVLLGGSLRAEAVLALANVVWFVLLLAGGILLVPAAMPGVLGDVVGLLPSGALAEGLRAALLDGRFSWGPVAVLAAWAAAAGALAARTTRLN; this is encoded by the coding sequence ATGCTGCGCACGCACGCGCGCGTGGAAACCGCGCTGACGCTGCGTCACGGCGAACAGATCCTGCTCACCCTGCTCATCCCGCTCGCGCTGCTGATCGGGTTGAGCCTGCTGGACATCCTGCCCTCCGGGGAGCTGGGCCCGGTCGAGGCGGTGGACTGGGTGACCCCGCGGATCCTGGCGCTGGCGGTGATGTCGTCGGCGTTCACCGGGCAGGCCATCGCGCTCGGCTTCGACCGGCGCTACGGCGTGCTCAAGCGGTTGTCGGCGACCGCGCTGCCGCGCTGGCTGCTGGTCGCCGGGCGGCTGCTCGCGGCGCTGGTGGTGGTCGCCATCCAGGCCGTGGTGCTGGGTGTGGTGGCCGCGCTGCTGGGCTGGTCGCCGTCGCCGGGCGGGCTGCTGGCCGGCGTGGTGTTCCTGGGGTTCGGCACGTTCGCCTTCGGGGCGCTGGGGGTGCTGCTGGGCGGTTCGCTGCGGGCCGAGGCGGTGCTCGCGCTGGCGAACGTGGTGTGGTTCGTGCTGCTGCTGGCGGGCGGCATCCTGCTGGTGCCCGCCGCGATGCCGGGTGTGCTCGGCGACGTGGTCGGGCTGCTGCCGTCGGGTGCGCTCGCCGAGGGCCTGCGCGCGGCGCTGCTCGACGGCCGGTTCAGCTGGGGACCGGTCGCCGTGCTCGCCGCCTGGGCGGCCGCGGCCGGTGCGCTCGCCGCGCGTACCACCCGGCTGAACTGA